Proteins encoded within one genomic window of Gloeobacter kilaueensis JS1:
- a CDS encoding class I SAM-dependent methyltransferase has translation MDEHLSGRLRLPQQNYPAEAFFDSLAADYDRRYALSVVGRLQRGQVWQHVSGLFARGGSLVEFGCGTGIDAEYLAGGGLWVLATDPSNSMLALTAQRCAGLPQVRTCQLFAERVGELEEHFDGAFSNFAALNCVDDLAAFAAHLASKLPPGAPVAFCLFGRLCLWEMAAYAVCGRWAQAFRRLRPGLVAASIGDGQSISVRYHSARQVRQAFAPWFHLEGQRAIGLFVPPTYFDKWVRSLPGLLGVLDRLDRTIGHLWPFAFLGDHILYVLQRR, from the coding sequence ATGGATGAGCACCTTTCGGGCAGATTGAGGCTACCACAACAGAATTACCCGGCAGAAGCCTTTTTCGACAGTCTTGCCGCCGACTATGACCGCCGCTACGCCCTCAGCGTTGTTGGTCGTCTGCAGCGCGGGCAGGTCTGGCAGCACGTTAGCGGTCTTTTTGCGCGGGGCGGATCGCTTGTCGAATTTGGCTGCGGCACTGGCATCGATGCCGAGTATCTGGCCGGGGGCGGCCTGTGGGTACTGGCTACCGACCCTTCTAACTCAATGCTCGCGCTGACCGCCCAGCGCTGCGCTGGTCTCCCTCAGGTACGGACATGTCAACTCTTTGCCGAGCGGGTAGGTGAACTGGAGGAGCATTTCGACGGTGCCTTCTCCAATTTCGCCGCTCTCAACTGCGTGGACGATCTGGCCGCCTTTGCCGCTCATCTGGCAAGCAAGTTGCCGCCGGGAGCGCCCGTGGCCTTTTGTCTTTTTGGTCGTCTCTGTCTCTGGGAGATGGCCGCTTATGCGGTTTGTGGGCGGTGGGCGCAAGCTTTTCGCCGCCTACGCCCCGGATTGGTAGCGGCTTCAATCGGCGATGGGCAGAGTATAAGCGTGCGCTATCACAGTGCGCGTCAGGTACGGCAAGCCTTTGCTCCCTGGTTTCATCTCGAAGGACAGCGGGCGATCGGGCTATTCGTGCCACCCACGTACTTCGATAAGTGGGTGCGCTCGCTGCCCGGTCTATTGGGGGTGCTGGACCGGCTGGATAGAACCATTGGCCATCTCTGGCCCTTCGCCTTTCTGGGCGATCA